Proteins from a genomic interval of Danio rerio strain Tuebingen ecotype United States chromosome 4, GRCz12tu, whole genome shotgun sequence:
- the LOC110439743 gene encoding uncharacterized protein isoform X2: protein MRSTLLQITRLYRELRKGEGGRRRRKRARRTRSPPAPPAPGRGAAGGPTPPEPPEALEPYPFPDHVPALNLLLGEFEGYQLGSEPTARLRNNVTSKLGRIKAFLGYMARGTAEPGDFLFLNQPARIRAWAARLGQTRMAEPTRQHYLKNVAQFLDYLSETPPAACQLSSTALVLIRREVRALIRGIRRRVVVHEVRTKQAKESRLIPKASLLRCHRTAGRKIPALLDSLESNPSTRQQWRFYGFLTGYLTSISGHRCGVFQNLTIQEVEEASRSPDESAYVINITTHKTNRAFGAAQLSLNREEYSWFRRFLALRAGLPGGSQATYFFFTSRASPCRTLNKYFQSAWLSMGLPGKPTFTDVRTAIATHVSRHCDAPVTTSGGFYPNQASVSLRRRQRMHTLQRIAARWRNSCAMTLQPQISSTHFTSDLSKHASAADSLKGPWWRRRRRRRRRRMGRQRALKAPRGKGARGQRLPSLPWREPAGGRCHGALPKGKARALARSNKQKTLNRPE from the exons ATGCGGTCCACCCTGCTCCAGATCACACGCCTCTACCGGGAGCTGAGGAAGGGAGAAggggggagaaggaggaggaagagggcgAGGAGAACCAGGTCGCCTCCTGCACCACCGGCTCCCGGGCGAGGCGCGGCCGGAGGTCCGACGCCCCCCGAGCCTCCGGAGGCTTTGGAACCCTACCCGTTCCCGGACCACGTCCCCGCGCTGA ACCTTCTCTTGGGGGAGTTCGAAGGGTACCAACTGGGCAGCGAGCCCACCGCGCGCCTGCGGAACAACGTCACTTCGAAGCTGGGGAGAATCAAAGCCTTCCTTGGTTACATGGCCAGGGGCACCGCGGAGCCAGGGGACTTCCTTTTCCTCAACCAACCAGCCCGAATCCGAGCGTGGGCCGCCCGGCTAGGTCAGACGCGCATGGCCGAGCCCACCAGGCAGCACTACCTGAAGAACGTGGCTCAGTTCCTAGACTACCTCTCGGAGACGCCGCCGGCCGCCTGTCAGCTCTCCAGCACGGCTCTGGTTCTGATTCGAAGGGAGGTCAGAGCCCTCATCCGCGGCATACGCCGGCGTGTCGTCGTGCACGAGGTAAGGACCAAGCAGGCGAAGGAAAGCCGACTGATCCCCAAGGCCAGTCTGTTGCGCTGTCACCGGACCGCTGGGAGGAAAATTCCCGCCCTGCTAG ATAGCCTCGAATCCAACCCAAGCACTAGGCAACAGTGGCGCTTCTATGGCTTTCTGACTGGCTACCTAACCTCCATCTCTGGGCACCGCTGTGGAGTCTTCCAGAATCTCACAATCCAGGAGGTTGAAGAGGCCTCCAGAAGCCCCGACGAGTCTGCTTATGTCATTAAC ATTACcactcacaaaacaaacagagcCTTTGGGGCGGCTCAGCTGTCCCTAAACAGGGAGGAATACAGCTGGTTCCGCAGGTTTTTGGCGCTGCGGGCTGGTCTCCCCGGAGGGAGCCAGGCTAcctatttctttttcacttccaGAGCCAGTCCTTGTCGGACCCTGAACAAGTACTTTCAGTCTGCTTGGCTCAGTATGGGCCTTCCAGGCAAACCCACCTTTACTGACGTACGCACTGCGATCGCGACTCATGTGAGTAGGCATTGTGACGCCCCTGTAACTACCAGCGGCGGCTTCTATCCTAATCAAGCTTCTGTCTCTCTCCGACGCAGGCAAAGAATGCACACTCTTCAGaggatcgccgcaaggtggcgcaattcatgtgccatgacacttcaacctcagataagttctacgcacttcacctcggacctctccaagcacgcgagcgccgcagactctttgaaagggccctggtggaggaggaggaggaggaggaggaggaggaggatggggaggcagcgggcactgaaagccccccgcggaaagggcgcaagaggacagagacttccgtctctcccctg gagggaaccagcaggaggacgctgccatggcgccctgccaaagggaaaagccagggcgctcgcccgctcgaacaaacagaagactctgaatcgtcctgaataa
- the LOC110439743 gene encoding uncharacterized protein isoform X1 — MCPMLQRLQPACASPDGRSQGGQLGREAAAARASRRPRGHAEDTVPGPGLSPDASPPRQALEAARGALDLGKERGYGEGETPESSSGVAVAAVHPACNPCRVPASIVLRGGAGLGGPRGRPSVRRPRLQARHRAHTGSAHGPGETGYQDAVHPAPDHTPLPGAEEGRRGEKEEEEGEENQVASCTTGSRARRGRRSDAPRASGGFGTLPVPGPRPRAELSIFQARHCRSAGCVPSGKLTLGCARSTDLLLGEFEGYQLGSEPTARLRNNVTSKLGRIKAFLGYMARGTAEPGDFLFLNQPARIRAWAARLGQTRMAEPTRQHYLKNVAQFLDYLSETPPAACQLSSTALVLIRREVRALIRGIRRRVVVHEVRTKQAKESRLIPKASLLRCHRTAGRKIPALLDSLESNPSTRQQWRFYGFLTGYLTSISGHRCGVFQNLTIQEVEEASRSPDESAYVINITTHKTNRAFGAAQLSLNREEYSWFRRFLALRAGLPGGSQATYFFFTSRASPCRTLNKYFQSAWLSMGLPGKPTFTDVRTAIATHAKNAHSSEDRRKVAQFMCHDTSTSDKFYALHLGPLQARERRRLFERALVEEEEEEEEEEDGEAAGTESPPRKGRKRTETSVSPLEGTSRRTLPWRPAKGKSQGARPLEQTEDSESS, encoded by the exons ATGTGCCCTATGCTTCAACGTCTACAGCCGGCTTGCGCCTCACCTGACGGCCGTTCACAAGGTGGCCAACTCGGACGAGAAGCGGCTGCTGCTCGCGCTAGCCGCCGGCCGCGTGGACACGCGGAAGACACCGTGCCCGGTCCCGGGCTGTCGCCGGACGCCAGCCCGCCTAGACAGGCACTTGAGGCAGCACGCGGAGCTCTCGACCTCGGGAAGGAAAGAGGCTATGGGGAGGGCGAAACGCCGGAAAGTAGCTCGGGAGTTGCAGTGGCTGCGGTCCACCCAGCCTGCAATCCCTGTCGTGTCCCAGCTAGCATCGTCCTCCGAGGGGGAGCGGGACTCGGAGGACCCAGAGGCCGGCCGTCCGTGCGCCGACCGCGGCTGCAGGCGCGCCACCGAGCGCATACAGGCTCAGCTCACGGACCTGGGGAAACAGGTTACCAAGATGCGGTCCACCCTGCTCCAGATCACACGCCTCTACCGGGAGCTGAGGAAGGGAGAAggggggagaaggaggaggaagagggcgAGGAGAACCAGGTCGCCTCCTGCACCACCGGCTCCCGGGCGAGGCGCGGCCGGAGGTCCGACGCCCCCCGAGCCTCCGGAGGCTTTGGAACCCTACCCGTTCCCGGACCACGTCCCCGCGCTGAGTTGAGTATATTTCAGGCACGTCACTGTCGCTCTGCTGGCTGTGTGCCTTCGGGGAAGTTGACTCTTGGTTGTGCTCGTTCCACAGACCTTCTCTTGGGGGAGTTCGAAGGGTACCAACTGGGCAGCGAGCCCACCGCGCGCCTGCGGAACAACGTCACTTCGAAGCTGGGGAGAATCAAAGCCTTCCTTGGTTACATGGCCAGGGGCACCGCGGAGCCAGGGGACTTCCTTTTCCTCAACCAACCAGCCCGAATCCGAGCGTGGGCCGCCCGGCTAGGTCAGACGCGCATGGCCGAGCCCACCAGGCAGCACTACCTGAAGAACGTGGCTCAGTTCCTAGACTACCTCTCGGAGACGCCGCCGGCCGCCTGTCAGCTCTCCAGCACGGCTCTGGTTCTGATTCGAAGGGAGGTCAGAGCCCTCATCCGCGGCATACGCCGGCGTGTCGTCGTGCACGAGGTAAGGACCAAGCAGGCGAAGGAAAGCCGACTGATCCCCAAGGCCAGTCTGTTGCGCTGTCACCGGACCGCTGGGAGGAAAATTCCCGCCCTGCTAG ATAGCCTCGAATCCAACCCAAGCACTAGGCAACAGTGGCGCTTCTATGGCTTTCTGACTGGCTACCTAACCTCCATCTCTGGGCACCGCTGTGGAGTCTTCCAGAATCTCACAATCCAGGAGGTTGAAGAGGCCTCCAGAAGCCCCGACGAGTCTGCTTATGTCATTAAC ATTACcactcacaaaacaaacagagcCTTTGGGGCGGCTCAGCTGTCCCTAAACAGGGAGGAATACAGCTGGTTCCGCAGGTTTTTGGCGCTGCGGGCTGGTCTCCCCGGAGGGAGCCAGGCTAcctatttctttttcacttccaGAGCCAGTCCTTGTCGGACCCTGAACAAGTACTTTCAGTCTGCTTGGCTCAGTATGGGCCTTCCAGGCAAACCCACCTTTACTGACGTACGCACTGCGATCGCGACTCAT GCAAAGAATGCACACTCTTCAGaggatcgccgcaaggtggcgcaattcatgtgccatgacacttcaacctcagataagttctacgcacttcacctcggacctctccaagcacgcgagcgccgcagactctttgaaagggccctggtggaggaggaggaggaggaggaggaggaggaggatggggaggcagcgggcactgaaagccccccgcggaaagggcgcaagaggacagagacttccgtctctcccctg gagggaaccagcaggaggacgctgccatggcgccctgccaaagggaaaagccagggcgctcgcccgctcgaacaaacagaagactctgaatcgtcctga
- the LOC110439743 gene encoding uncharacterized protein isoform X3, protein MRSTLLQITRLYRELRKGEGGRRRRKRARRTRSPPAPPAPGRGAAGGPTPPEPPEALEPYPFPDHVPALNLLLGEFEGYQLGSEPTARLRNNVTSKLGRIKAFLGYMARGTAEPGDFLFLNQPARIRAWAARLGQTRMAEPTRQHYLKNVAQFLDYLSETPPAACQLSSTALVLIRREVRALIRGIRRRVVVHEVRTKQAKESRLIPKASLLRCHRTAGRKIPALLDSLESNPSTRQQWRFYGFLTGYLTSISGHRCGVFQNLTIQEVEEASRSPDESAYVINITTHKTNRAFGAAQLSLNREEYSWFRRFLALRAGLPGGSQATYFFFTSRASPCRTLNKYFQSAWLSMGLPGKPTFTDVRTAIATHAKNAHSSEDRRKVAQFMCHDTSTSDKFYALHLGPLQARERRRLFERALVEEEEEEEEEEDGEAAGTESPPRKGRKRTETSVSPLVKITFSLAWTAERVALANFPLCVSFPGGNQQEDAAMAPCQREKPGRSPARTNRRL, encoded by the exons ATGCGGTCCACCCTGCTCCAGATCACACGCCTCTACCGGGAGCTGAGGAAGGGAGAAggggggagaaggaggaggaagagggcgAGGAGAACCAGGTCGCCTCCTGCACCACCGGCTCCCGGGCGAGGCGCGGCCGGAGGTCCGACGCCCCCCGAGCCTCCGGAGGCTTTGGAACCCTACCCGTTCCCGGACCACGTCCCCGCGCTGA ACCTTCTCTTGGGGGAGTTCGAAGGGTACCAACTGGGCAGCGAGCCCACCGCGCGCCTGCGGAACAACGTCACTTCGAAGCTGGGGAGAATCAAAGCCTTCCTTGGTTACATGGCCAGGGGCACCGCGGAGCCAGGGGACTTCCTTTTCCTCAACCAACCAGCCCGAATCCGAGCGTGGGCCGCCCGGCTAGGTCAGACGCGCATGGCCGAGCCCACCAGGCAGCACTACCTGAAGAACGTGGCTCAGTTCCTAGACTACCTCTCGGAGACGCCGCCGGCCGCCTGTCAGCTCTCCAGCACGGCTCTGGTTCTGATTCGAAGGGAGGTCAGAGCCCTCATCCGCGGCATACGCCGGCGTGTCGTCGTGCACGAGGTAAGGACCAAGCAGGCGAAGGAAAGCCGACTGATCCCCAAGGCCAGTCTGTTGCGCTGTCACCGGACCGCTGGGAGGAAAATTCCCGCCCTGCTAG ATAGCCTCGAATCCAACCCAAGCACTAGGCAACAGTGGCGCTTCTATGGCTTTCTGACTGGCTACCTAACCTCCATCTCTGGGCACCGCTGTGGAGTCTTCCAGAATCTCACAATCCAGGAGGTTGAAGAGGCCTCCAGAAGCCCCGACGAGTCTGCTTATGTCATTAAC ATTACcactcacaaaacaaacagagcCTTTGGGGCGGCTCAGCTGTCCCTAAACAGGGAGGAATACAGCTGGTTCCGCAGGTTTTTGGCGCTGCGGGCTGGTCTCCCCGGAGGGAGCCAGGCTAcctatttctttttcacttccaGAGCCAGTCCTTGTCGGACCCTGAACAAGTACTTTCAGTCTGCTTGGCTCAGTATGGGCCTTCCAGGCAAACCCACCTTTACTGACGTACGCACTGCGATCGCGACTCAT GCAAAGAATGCACACTCTTCAGaggatcgccgcaaggtggcgcaattcatgtgccatgacacttcaacctcagataagttctacgcacttcacctcggacctctccaagcacgcgagcgccgcagactctttgaaagggccctggtggaggaggaggaggaggaggaggaggaggaggatggggaggcagcgggcactgaaagccccccgcggaaagggcgcaagaggacagagacttccgtctctcccctggtaaaaatcacattctctttggcgtggacagcagaacgtgtggcattggctaacttccctttatgtgtctcttttccaggagggaaccagcaggaggacgctgccatggcgccctgccaaagggaaaagccagggcgctcgcccgctcgaacaaacagaagactctga